A region of the Blastocatellia bacterium genome:
GGGGAGAACCTCACGCTCTGTAAAACCGCCGTAGGAGTAATCGGACCATCCCCCCGCGCGTGGGGAGAACGTCTAATGAAATCGTTCGACAAGCCATCTGTCTGGACCATCCCCACGCGCGTGGGGAGAACAAGTCCACGACTGCTGCTGTGAAAATCCAGCTTGGACCATCCCCACGCGCGTGGGGAGAACGCTGTGCTGCTATTAAACAGTTCGCGCTGATGCGGACCATCCCCACGCGCGTGGGGAGAACTCTGCCATCTTGTGGTAAGGCCGACTATACACCACAACTTATTGGGGACCCGTCTCACTATTGTTTGCATCTGTTGATTCAGGCTCTTCCCATTTTTCAGCGACCAACCACAGTCCGGAGACCTCGATACCCTTGCGGTCGGTCGGCCCGCTTGTTTCGATTTTGTAGCCCTGGCAATTTGGAAAACTGCTGATGATGAGCAAGCCAATGCCAGCAGCGTTGCGCTTGATGTATTCGATTGTCTTCTGGTGTGTGCGTCGGTTCAGCGTGCCGACAAAGACGTTCGGGCGCGGCTCGATGAACCAGCGTTTGAGCATCCCACGAATAGCGTCGGGCGTGTCGTTAGCGACGATGACGGTCATCGGATGAGCTCCTCTAGGTCTTTAGGCATTCGCGCAAGCAGTTTCTCCTGCTCGATTCGTTCCTTGAGCAGCACGCGCACCAGTTCACCCTTGTCGTCAGGTTGTTGACTGATGGCCTGGAACGCTGCGGGGAACGAGGTGATCTCCTTGTATAGATCAGCCACATCGTAGATGAATGGCAGTGTACCTGCGTCGTGGATGAAGCCCAGCGACGGCAGGTAGCCGAGTGAACAACAGACCGCTGCGCAGATGGCATAGAGGCTCGCATTGGCTGCCGAGAGCGCGCGGTTGATATTATCGGCGAGGTTCCAGTTGGACTTGTCGTACTGACGTCCTTTCCAGGTGACGCCATACTGTTGTCCGAGTTCCGCGTACTTAGCGCGCACACGCAATCCCTCCATGCCCCGGAGTTCCTTGATGCTATATTGGGCGACGTCAACGGTAGGGAAGCGGAGCGCGAACATCCGGCGGGCAATCTCGGCGCGTTTCTTTTTGTCGGCCCAGAGTGCGGCGTGCTGGCGCGGCTTGGTGTTGTCGTGGTTGGGCGTGATGCCGAAGGCATAAAACCGCATGCCGTCTTCACCGATCCAGCAGACGGGCGTGTTGGAATCGGCGCAGGCTTTCATCGCCGCGTGCGTAACCGTCGTGCCGGGACCGAGCAGCACGGCGGAGATAGTGGCTACGGGCAAGCGATAGACCATGTCGACGCCGATCCACTTGATGCTTGAGTCGTCTACTTCGAGCCGCCCGTGCTCCAGGTAGATCGGCGTCCACCTGTCTTTGGCCGGTGTCAGTGCTTCTAGTGGTGGTTTCTCGAAGATAGGCATAATTACTCCTGAATGAATGCAGGGACGCGAATCAACCGCCCCCACGCGTGTGGGGAGAACATGCACACCGGAGTACTTTCATTCGGGTTCGCCTCCAGGTTCGGCGGTGCGGCCAACTTCCACGTTCACGCGCCGGAGAGCGAACTGGCGGCCTTCAGACGACGAATCTTCTCGACCAAACGATACGGGCACGTCGTTGTAGGAATCCGTGCCTGCGGCGAAACTGGGCGCGTCGGTGACGCGGGTGAACGCTTCCAGCGGCGTGTCACCGATCAACGTCTTCCGCGCTTCGGCCAACGTCTCGTGTAGTCCGCGAAAGAGTGGTTCGGCAGGGATGCAGCTTTTGCGCCCGAACCAGACGCCCCAGGTCGGATTTTCAAGCGCGGCGGCCACGTGTTCAAGCAGCGCGCGATCGCCTGACAGGATGACGCCGAACCGAGCATCAAGTAGGTACTGACGGCGAGTCACAACCGGATCGTCGTTTAGTGTGCCGCTGGCGCGCCGAGTCCCTAACACAGTGTGGAAGTCCTCCAATCGGCGCACCGGCCAATCCTCTACCTTGCCCTTCCAACGGCTGGCTTGCTGGCGTGGGATGGCGATGCTAGTCATGCTTAACTCAGCTAACTTCGGCAACAGCTCCCTTTCTTTCGCCGAACCCTTGGCTACTCCCATCGCAGCGCAGATTAGGCCGATGACGCCGCTCTTGGTCGGATGCAATCCGGTAGTGCGGCGCTGGAAGCGGCTCTGAAAGCCCCACGACTGAAGCGGAGCATCAAGTAGCAATGCGAGATAACCAATTTCAACTGACATGGGCGATGATCTCCTTGCAGAAGTCGTCGAGTGATTTGTCGGGGATAGCAACTTCCAACACTGGCTGGATACCCCAGGTCCTTTTCAACTGTTCGTGATGCTCCTTGAGCGCAGTGATCGAAGCGTCCATCAGACCATTCTTGGAGAAGACCGGTTTCTCGAAGGCGTTGACCAATTGCAGCGGCTGGCCCTTGTCCTTGACCAAACCCAGCACGTAACAGGGCAGCGTGTGCGCGTTCATCGAGTTCTTGCGCGCGCCCGGCACCGCCAGAATCGAGGCGCGCACGAACGTTTCCACGACCGACTTGAATTCGTCGGCGGACAGGGCCGCCAGATGCTGTTTGAGCAGATCAAGGTTCAGTCCCACGTAGCGGTAGTATGTGGCCGATGTGAATTCCAACGTGCCGGTCATACCCGCGCCGGCTTCCTCAGTGGGCTGTAGGTCATCCACTGCGGAGAAGAAATCAATGTCGTTGTCCGCCTTGTGCGTGGATAGTGCATGACTGAACAGCCCCGCGCCTTCCACCGTCAGCGAATGATCGCTGGCCACCATCCGCCCGAAGATGGCAATGTCAGCCGCGTCCTTCACCAGACCTTTCACCGAGCTTTCCTTAAATGTCTTCCGGATTGGTGTCTTCAGCACTTTGGCCACGAGCTTTGTGAATTGCTTTGCCGTGAGCGGCTTCTCTTTTTCCTTTGTCTTCTTGGTTGAGGTCTCCTTCTCAATCGTCTCTTCCGCGTCACCTTCGTCGGTTTCTTCAGCCTTCTCCAGTTCTTCCGGACTGATGCGCTCAACTGCTTGGCAGAGCGTGTTCCGGTCATCTTCGGACAATTCCTTCAACAAATCAGCAAGGCAATTGAACTCGTCCGGCGATAGGAACATCAGGGTCTTGACCTTTCTCTCATCTTTGGGATCGAGCTTGCCAAGATAATGAGCCGCGCATTTGGCCAAAGCTTCGGCTACTTTTGGGTCTAACTTGTGGCGTTCTACCAGCACTTCTGTGATTTTCTCAGTGAACAGACGGCTGCGCCGCCCTGCGTACAAGGTGGGCTGTAATTCGGCAGCGGCCTGCCGAATCGCCCGTTTCAGGCACTGGCTGGAGATGCGCGCCCGCGTGACCCCGCCGAACGTGGCGGACTTGGGTGCGCCTACATCGTCGCGATTCAAACACGAGACGGGGAATGATTGAAGGATGTGCAATTCGATCAGTTTCATATTGGCCTCCTTTTGTTGGATGTGGATCACTCAACTAATTGGCGCGATTACCAGCAAGCCGAAGCCGAACGCTCTGGCTGGGCCGATGCCGCGCGTGAATGCGTCGTAAAATTTCGTCGGATCGGTGACGGTCAGCACACCTTGAAACTCCACAGCGGTGTGCAGGCCGCGCATGCCCTTCTTCTGAAAGTATTCGCGTCCGCGCGGGACGATGCGCAAAGAGCCTTCGTCTACGACAAAACCGCCCTGCTCTGCTTTGCGCTTGATCCACGCGATCAACTCCTCTCGGCGAGTGAGTGGGACGCGGCGACTGTTTTTCTTAAAGGTCCCATCCGGGTTTTGCACAGCGACTTTTTTGGTCGCGTTGGCGCATAATTGAAAGCGATAGCGCCGGCGGGTGAAGTAGCTCGGCGGAATTTCTTTCGGCCCGCGCCAGCCCTCGGGCGGACACCACTCAGGCCGTGTGGGCGCAACCGGCGAGACGATGAGCAACTGGAAGCCGCTTTCTTTTTGGTCGAGCCGCGTCAGGAAATCGCGCGCGTGGCCGTCTCGTCCGGGAAAACATTCCCAGACACGCTGATGCCAATCGTAAACATCGTGAATGTGCAGCCGGGCAGCGGTCGCGTAATCGAGCGTGACTTGGGTCAGGTAGCTCATGGCACGGCCTCCGTGATCGCGGGCGCACCTGTTTCTTCCGATGCCGGCGCACCCCAAAATTCGGCAGCCCAACGCACTTTCACAGCGTCGCTCCAGTACCAGAGATCAACAAACAGTTGCTCATAATTCACCGGGACACCCTTCGACTTCGCAACGAACACGACCGGGCGGATGTGGTCGCAGATCTCCTCGCGGTCGCAGGCCAACAGCCGGCGGAACCGTCCCTCAAACGTGTTATGTTCAGCGCCAAGTTGTCGGCAGGTCGTGCCGAGATTGCCGGCATTGGTTTCTTCGGGATGATGCGCGAACAACCCGGCAACGGTCTCGTACCGGGCGTTTCCAATCCCGCCGAATCGAGCCAGCAACGGCCAGGCGCGGTGACGCTGCGCTGGATTGAGCGCGCGACGCAGATCAGCCATCGCACCCCGGTCATTCTTCAGTTGGCGTAGATACTTCAAAAACTGCGCGGCCAGTTCTTGTGGATCGGTTTGTTTGGTGTTCATGATTCGGTCTCCGGACTATCCTCACGCGCGTGGAAAAGAACAACATAGTAGCTTTGCAAAATCCTATTTCGTGCCGCCATCCCCACGCAGAGAACAAAGGCGGCAGACAGGAATGGCTGCCCCACATCCACCATCCCTCACACGCGTGAGGGAGAACAAAGGTCTTGATCTTAAGTTTCATCATTCAGTCTCTTGCGCCCTAGCGCGTAGGCGCGAATTTGCCGGGCCGTTTCGTGCGGGCAGGCACGGTCGAAAGCGGCCAGCGCCGCGCGCCAGACGGCTTGTCCCCAGGCGGTTTTGTGCCAAGCCTTTTCCAATCCCAACACCTTCGGATTGGCTGCGATGTCCAACAGATCGTTGACGCGGCGCTCAACCTCCGTCCAGAATTGAAATGCAGCTTTGCTTTGCACGCGCTGGCGTTGCTCGCGCATCTCTGCCCGGTCAAGATTGTCGCCAAGTTCCTTGTGATAGACGCTGACAGCGCGGCGGAGCCGAACCTCGATAGCTTCGGCATGCTTCACACCGGCCTCATAGGTGCGCTGGCCAGGGTCGGTCAGCATTGCTGCGGGCACGTGGAAGACGGACTCCAACGTATCAACCAGCTTGGCCTGGTCGGCGACTAACCCGCCCACCCACAGATCAAAGGCCTGGTTGTCGGGTATGTTCTGAAGCGCGACCGGTCCGCCCAGGCTAGCCTGGCTGAGAGTTTTGACGGTGAGCGAATGCAGCTCTCGCCAGGGGGCCCGATCGAGCGAGGCGCGCAACAGAACACGTTCGGACTGACCCTTGGTTTGCCGGATTACAACGGTCGCCGTCGGTTCTCGCCACTGGGGATACGGCGCAAATTTCAGGCCGTTGGCAAGCACCATAGTGTCGCTGTGCTTGTTCAGAAGCACCGCACGCGACAATGGCACGAGCCGTCCCAAATACGTGTCCGTAGCATTACGAACTGAGTCGCCCTTCGCAGGATCGTCGGGCATCTGTTCCCACAGCGGGCGGCCCCACCGTCCTTCGCCGTAAAGTTGCACTACTTGCGAACGGGACAACAGATTTATGTGGATTGTCTCGAGCAAATTCCTACCGCGCACGAGAGCGTGGAGCATGCTGCCAGCGATGCACGGCGCGTGGTCGCTTGAACCCTTTCCTGTTGTTTCCTTGTCGTTCCATAACGCCACGCCGATGCGTCCTCCGGGGGAAAAGCACTGGAAGGTCAGAAGATTCAGTGCCAGTTGCGCCGTTGAGAGTTCTCGCTTCGAGCCGCCTGCGTTGTCAAACAGCGTCGGGTTGTTGCCTGTCGCTAATGCCAGGTCGAGTTTGCTCACCGGATTGCCCTCGTCATCGTCCTTGAGCTTCTTCAGGTTGCCAATCTGCAAGAATCGCTGCCCACTCCCGAAAAGCTCGAATGCGTGTTGCCACTGCTCCAGGTATTTGAGCGCTCTTGGGGTGATTCGCGATTGGCACGTCTTCCAGTCGTCATAATCAGCCGGGCCGTCCAGCGCCGCTTGGGTCACGCAAATCAGCAGGCGCATCAAGGCAATGCGCTCGTGCGGGCGCACAGCGAGATCGCGGATCTCGTACCCGCGTGAGAACGCCTCGGTGAGGCTTACCATATCAGGTTTGCCATTCTCCAGGACAATCGGTATCCACGGCTTAGTCGTAAGATTCATCCCAGTCCTCCTCAGTCAGTTGCGGGACGAACTCGCGCTCGATCATGATACCCTGATCGGCATGATAGGAAAGCCCTGTCTGTCGTTCGTCGTCAGGCCACCGAATGCTGCCGTCACAGAGCAATCGCCCTACGGCGGTAGGTTGTGAAACGTGATTGGTCAGCCAGCCAGGCCGCTTCATCAGGGCAGTCTTGACAACGAACCACGGCACGCGGACCAGATTGCGGTGTATGGCTTTTGCCGTCTCGAAGTTCCAGTCGCGGTCATGCGCCGTGACCGTTGTGCCATCAAGTAGGCAAAGACGCGCTGAGTGCAAGTCGAGTGTTGTAATCTCCGTCGCTAAGAGTAGTTGGGCCATCGGATAGGTACTGTAGCGAGTTTGGACGTCTTCTTCGTCCGAGAGTGCCGGGTTGAACCAAATGTTTGTGGCCGACAACGCGAAACGTTCGAGCTTATGTTTGTGTTTTTCGAGTTGCTCGCGCAGTTCCCGCCAGCCTTGAGGTTCATCAGCGGATGGCTCGGCATACGTTGCTTCCAGGATCGCGCGAATATCGGTGGGCAGCGTGATGGTGTTGCGGGCTCGCCACTGTTGGAGAGAACGCAAGAGCACGTAGGGCGCATACACTTTGGCGCCCTTGCCCAGCGCAGCGCGAAGCTCTTTCTCTGTTGCACTCTCCAATTGGTCGTTGTTCATCGGTACGTCGCGAATCCAAATCTCCGGCCGCCCAGGCCGGTTTGGCCGGTCGTGTCGCCAGAGCCGTCCAAGACGCTGGAGCAGCATATCGGTTGGAGCGAGATCGGTAATGAGTAGATCAGCGTCTATGTCCACGCTTTGCTCAGCCACCTGTGTGGCGACCAGCACGCAACCGGCAGGCCGTTTGGTTGAGTTTTTGCCCAAAGCCTCCATCCACTTCGCCTCGAGTTCTTCGCGGCGGAAGAGTGGGAACCGCGCGTGCAGGAGCCCAATTGGCGGTCCGCCCTCGCAATTGGTGGCCATCAGGCGGCGGTAGGTTTCTTGCGCCTCATCCACGGTGTTGCGAATCCACAAGACGCATTGGCCCTGCCGGGCGCGATCCAGGCAATCAGCAAGCATCGAATCCGGGTCATCGAATCTCACAGAGACAATTTTTGCCGGTGGCGGTTTACACGGGACTTGGATCGGTGAGGTTCCGGCAGCGGAAAGCAGTGGGTAGGAATCGCTCAACGGTTGGTCTTGGTCCACCTGAAGCAGTTGGCGGCGGCGTGCCTTGGTGAGCGTGGCCGACAGCACGATGACCGTGCAATATAGTTCCCGCAGCCGCTTCACCAGCGCGTCAATCAGCGTGCCGGTGTAAAGGTCGTAAGAGTGGACTTCGTCGAGGATCACGACTTTACCGGCCAGCCCGAATTGGCGCACGAAGAAATGCTTTGCCGCCACGATGCCGAGTAATGCTTGGTCAATCGTGCCGACGCCAAAGGGCGCCAGCAGCGCGCGCTTCGCTGATGCAAACCAAGACCGGCCTGCCTGTACGTGTTTCTGCGCCTCATCATCCGCTTCGCTCGTTGGGCGGAGCTCCAGCGGCTGTTCTGCTTGTACTAACCAGGAGGTGCTGTGCGCCAGACGCACATGTGGTGTATCGGCGCAAATGCGTTGTACAAAGGGTTCCACGCGCAGGTAAATCCGGTTGCTGGTGACTTGCGTGGGTAGTGCAAAGTAGATACCGCTCGCTTTCCCCGACGCCAGGAGTTGATACGCCGCCGCCAACGCCGCCTCGGTCTTTCCGCAGCCCATCGGTCCTTCGATCACATACACGCCCGGCTCGCGAATGGTCTTGATTGCTGCGTTCTGCAAACTGTTGGGTTTATACGATGGGAACAGGTCCTCGAACTCCAGATCATTTCCACGCAGGTGAGGGACGCGCCAGCCAATCGCTGCCAATGCGGCCTGTGCTCGGCGTCTTCGCTCGCATGGGTCTCCATTCGCCTCCTGCGGGAAATGGGTTTCATTCGAACCAATCCAATCGGCCACTGTAATCAGTCCGGCCAAGCACCACAGTGCCGCCTCATCAGCCGGCTTAATGGGGAGGTCGCCGAAGGTGCAGATGAGCTCTGCTGCAAGCCGTTGCCGCTCTTCTTCCCACGGCTCGCAGACCTGAACGCGCTCGCCTTTGATCTGCCCATGGTGCGCGCCGACGACGGCCGCCAAGCGGTGAAGGTGAGAGCTGCTGAGCATCTGTTGCACGGTAAACTGGCTGATCTTTGCATGGTCTGTCTCTCGCACATGCCAGCATTCTTGCAACGCACGCTCTGCCAAACCGTGTTGCACCAACCACGCTTTGCATTTCTGCTGAAATCCTGGCGACACCTTGCCGATGTCATGCAGAGCAGCGAGTGTGGCAGCGCCGGCCTGGTGTAGCGTTTTCACTTGCGCTGGTAGTAATTCCAGCAACGCTTCCGCAACGCAGCCAACATTCAGGCAGTGATCACGGACGTTAATACCGGGACGGCCATCCGCAGTCGTTTTCGCCCAGCATTGCTCATGGTTGATGTTAACGCTATCGGTTATCTTTGGTTTGTGAGGCGCCGGCATAAGCTCTCCAATGGTGTATGCCAGACACGGCCAATTCGCTCAAAACTGTGGACAAAGGGTGAATGGCGAGCTGGGAAGTCAGATCACCCGTGTCTCACATGCTGAAAACAGATGAGCTATTTGATGGTACTTGCCGTTTTTCGTGGCGGGGCGGACGGGGCTCGAACCCGCGACCTCCGACGTGACAGGCCGGCGTTCTAACCAACTGAACTACCGCCCCACCGATTCGTCACCACACGCGATGCGCTGTCGCTGCTTGCTCTCATCCAGAAAACTCAGCCGTCCCTATGCGAAACAGATGGTGGGCGCAGAAGGACTCGAACCTTCGACTTCTCGCGTGTAAGGCGAGCGTTCTAGCCGCTGAACTATGCGCCCTGAGCGTCAACTGCTCATCACGTGGAGCCTGTGCTTCAAACAGCAAGATGGGCATTGTAGTGAGCGAGTTCCACGCCGTCAAGTGACAGAGATAGTCGTGATCGTCTCAATTGCGGGGCTTGAAAAGAAGAATCTGACTCGTTGCCAACAAGTGACGGAGACAGTCGTGGTTGTTTCGATTGCGGGTCTGAGGGAAACAGAGATACTCGTGATCGTCTCAATTGTAGGGCTTGAAAAGAAGAATCTGGCTCGTTGCCGTCACGTGACAGAAATAGTCGTGATCGTTTCAATCAGGGGGTTTGAAAAAAGAAGAAGAAATTTGGCTTGACCTGGACGTAGCGAAAGCTATACAATGCCGAACGTGAAGCGTGGAAAATTCCCTCAGCTTATTTTCCTCAAGCGCCATTGGTGTCTGATTGTGCTGTGGGTTGGCTCGTTGTTGCACATCACGCTGGCCCAAGGGACAGTGAGCATTCATGGGCAAATTTTTCTACCCACGGGGCAGCCCCTGCAAGAAATCACCCGGTTCATGCTGGCCAGTGAAGATGCACGGATCAGTTTTCAGTACCATTATACTGACTCCCAAGGTCGGTTCATCCTTCGTGGCCTCGGCGCATTGAAGCCATACACCATCACCATAGAGAGCGATGGCCGCCGTTACGGAACGACTACGGTCAACTTCTTTGCCCAGCACCGGGGATATGTTCCGATCACTCTGCGTCCCATCGAGAACAAGCCGGAACCCCCGCCGGAAGCGGTCTCAGCTCGCCGGCTGGCACATCCGCCAGCGAAGAAAGCCCTCAAGCTTTACCAAGAGGCTATGCAACAAATCCAGGAAGGGAATGCCAAGTCGGCTGAAGAAAAATTGCGCCGAGCGATTGAAGTGGACCCTGAATTTGTGGACGCATATAACGAGCTGGCGGTCCTGCAGATGGGAAAGAAGGAGTACGCAGCGGCTGTGACGCTGTTGCGCCAGGCGCTAGAGAAAGAACCAGAGGCGCTGCATCCGCTGCTGAACCTGGGCATCAGCTTAAACTATTTGGCTCAGCATCAAGAGGCCATCAAGCCGCTCCGCCACGTCTTGCAGCAGAGTCCCGACTTCATTGTGGCTCACGTGCACTTGGGCATCGCGCTCCTGGAAACTGATCAAGCAACAGAAGCTGAGTCGCACTTAGTCCGTGGTAAAGATGCTCGTGGTCTTGAGCAAGCTCTGGCCTATCTCTATTTGGGAAAGCTCTATGCCCAAGTGGGTAATGTCCCCGAAGCCGTCGCTGCTTGGAAGAGCTATCTGCAGATAGACCCGAACTCGCCCAATGCCGAGCGCATTCGTGCGCTCCTGGCTCAGCTTGGTCATCCGGTGGACAAACGCTAGCGGCCGAAACTACGCTTTTGAAGGCGTAGCAAGCCCTACCAATGGGTGAGCCTAAACTGAGCACCCGTCAGTCTTCTTGACGATGGCGGTCTAAAAGTGCTTGAAGCAGGTGGGGAGCGGCGCGAAAACTTGTCTGCCGAAGAAGCTCAACGGCTCTCACAAAATCAATGAGCCCGCGCGCGGCCGCGTAGTCGAGTAATCCGATGGTTCCGGTGACAGCAAGACCACGTTGCTTGGCTGTCTGTCGCCCCCTGCCTTCATCAATAAGAATGAGGTCCGCCTGCATTTGTTCTGCTAACGTAATACCCTCGCGTTCGCCTGCATCCAAATGCGCTAATGCTGGATCAGTTGTCTCGACCCTCTGCACCATAAGCCACTCTGGAGAAGCGATCCAGCGTTGGATTTTATCTGGTGCGGCTGGCGACTGTAGCTCATAGAGGACCGCCTCAGGAATCACGACACGACCAAACAATTCAGGCAAAATGTAGATGTGGTCAATCAGGACAAGATAATTGATGGGCGTGGTGTTGGAAATGACGATCATTGAGACAGCACTCGATCCAGCGCTTCCCGGTCTTGCTCTAAATCAGCCTCTGTATAGGGCAGGTAAGCGCCTCTCTCTTTCAAGAAGGCCTCCGTTTCCCAGTAGGAGAGGTTCAGCATCTGTTGGACTTGCCCTCTGGTGAGCACACCCGATCGGTAACCCTCGACCGCAATGGCTTCCACCACGCGGCGCGGCAAGTCAGGCCACTGAGTTTCTAATTGGCGCATTATGTCTTCAGGTAATTCGATGGCAATGTTCGTCATACTCCTCTACCAATCAGGCTTTCGATTCCATACTAACGATACCATATCACAGCGGCTTATGCACTCATAGAAATATTTCGCTGCTGAAAGAGGAGCTGGGAGAAGCTTGCTGCAAGCCTCTCCCCTTCGATGAATCAATCACTGTGAGAGTCAAAAAGTGACTGGCTGGGAGAAGCTTGTTGCAAGCCTCTCCCCTTCGATGGTGTAGCGCAAGTTGTCAACTTGCGCCACACCAAGTCAACTAGAAGTTCACCCGAATCCGGAACTGAATCATGCGTGGCCCCGGATCCTGGTTACCCAGATCATTGAAGAATTCAGTCGTGCGACCGAAATCAGTGGAGTCAATGCTGTGCGTAATGCCCGCCGCGGTCGGGCCGCCGATCAAGAAGTTCTGGTAGTTAAACGCATTGAAAAATTCGGTCCAGAACTCAACATTGATCCGCTCGTTCACGCGCGTCTTCTTGATGATTGAGAGGTCAGGTTTAACGAAGCGCGGGCCCGTCAGGTAGATGTACGAGCCAAACTCACCCGGCGTCGTCGGCACATCCAGGATGGCTCGGTTCGAGCGTCCATCTGCCCCAATCAGGTTCGATGGGACGAAGAAGATGTCGCGGGAGCCAGGATCCTTGCGCACCTTGATCAGCTTTCGCAGCTCCCGGATGGTCATGCCTCTCAAGATCACACCAGAATCAGACTGATTCACCGTCCAGCGACCACTGGTGAGCCTGAAGACGCGGCCCGACTGGATACGCACGACGCCGAGAAAATCCCAGCCCTCGATCAGCTTGTTGAAGGCAGCGTTCTCGGTGCTCCACTTGCGGCCCGGCCCGAACGGCAGCTCATACACCCAGTGCGTGACGAATGTATGCCGCAGGTCCCACGGTGATGGCCCTTTGTTCATCTTGGTGTTGCGCAGCGTATGGAAGCTCGAGAAGGAGCTGGCAGCATCGGCATATAGATCGGTGAGCGATTTGCTGAAGCTATAATTCGCGTTCAACATCAATCCCTGGGCCATCCGCCGTCGCAATTCAAGCTGCAGGCCGTGATAGGTGGAGAACGACCCGTTGGTCAACATACCTACCGTGTTGTTGGCTCCGTCCGGGTTCACCTGGAAGAAGTTCGGCGGCAAGGGCCCGGCTGCATCGAAGCCTCGCGCTGCACATGCTGCCAGGCGGT
Encoded here:
- the cas2e gene encoding type I-E CRISPR-associated endoribonuclease Cas2e → MTVIVANDTPDAIRGMLKRWFIEPRPNVFVGTLNRRTHQKTIEYIKRNAAGIGLLIISSFPNCQGYKIETSGPTDRKGIEVSGLWLVAEKWEEPESTDANNSETGPQ
- the cas1e gene encoding type I-E CRISPR-associated endonuclease Cas1e produces the protein MPIFEKPPLEALTPAKDRWTPIYLEHGRLEVDDSSIKWIGVDMVYRLPVATISAVLLGPGTTVTHAAMKACADSNTPVCWIGEDGMRFYAFGITPNHDNTKPRQHAALWADKKKRAEIARRMFALRFPTVDVAQYSIKELRGMEGLRVRAKYAELGQQYGVTWKGRQYDKSNWNLADNINRALSAANASLYAICAAVCCSLGYLPSLGFIHDAGTLPFIYDVADLYKEITSFPAAFQAISQQPDDKGELVRVLLKERIEQEKLLARMPKDLEELIR
- the cas5e gene encoding type I-E CRISPR-associated protein Cas5/CasD, whose amino-acid sequence is MSVEIGYLALLLDAPLQSWGFQSRFQRRTTGLHPTKSGVIGLICAAMGVAKGSAKERELLPKLAELSMTSIAIPRQQASRWKGKVEDWPVRRLEDFHTVLGTRRASGTLNDDPVVTRRQYLLDARFGVILSGDRALLEHVAAALENPTWGVWFGRKSCIPAEPLFRGLHETLAEARKTLIGDTPLEAFTRVTDAPSFAAGTDSYNDVPVSFGREDSSSEGRQFALRRVNVEVGRTAEPGGEPE
- the cas7e gene encoding type I-E CRISPR-associated protein Cas7/Cse4/CasC; its protein translation is MKLIELHILQSFPVSCLNRDDVGAPKSATFGGVTRARISSQCLKRAIRQAAAELQPTLYAGRRSRLFTEKITEVLVERHKLDPKVAEALAKCAAHYLGKLDPKDERKVKTLMFLSPDEFNCLADLLKELSEDDRNTLCQAVERISPEELEKAEETDEGDAEETIEKETSTKKTKEKEKPLTAKQFTKLVAKVLKTPIRKTFKESSVKGLVKDAADIAIFGRMVASDHSLTVEGAGLFSHALSTHKADNDIDFFSAVDDLQPTEEAGAGMTGTLEFTSATYYRYVGLNLDLLKQHLAALSADEFKSVVETFVRASILAVPGARKNSMNAHTLPCYVLGLVKDKGQPLQLVNAFEKPVFSKNGLMDASITALKEHHEQLKRTWGIQPVLEVAIPDKSLDDFCKEIIAHVS
- the cas6e gene encoding type I-E CRISPR-associated protein Cas6/Cse3/CasE produces the protein MSYLTQVTLDYATAARLHIHDVYDWHQRVWECFPGRDGHARDFLTRLDQKESGFQLLIVSPVAPTRPEWCPPEGWRGPKEIPPSYFTRRRYRFQLCANATKKVAVQNPDGTFKKNSRRVPLTRREELIAWIKRKAEQGGFVVDEGSLRIVPRGREYFQKKGMRGLHTAVEFQGVLTVTDPTKFYDAFTRGIGPARAFGFGLLVIAPIS
- the casB gene encoding type I-E CRISPR-associated protein Cse2/CasB, whose translation is MNTKQTDPQELAAQFLKYLRQLKNDRGAMADLRRALNPAQRHRAWPLLARFGGIGNARYETVAGLFAHHPEETNAGNLGTTCRQLGAEHNTFEGRFRRLLACDREEICDHIRPVVFVAKSKGVPVNYEQLFVDLWYWSDAVKVRWAAEFWGAPASEETGAPAITEAVP
- the casA gene encoding type I-E CRISPR-associated protein Cse1/CasA codes for the protein MNLTTKPWIPIVLENGKPDMVSLTEAFSRGYEIRDLAVRPHERIALMRLLICVTQAALDGPADYDDWKTCQSRITPRALKYLEQWQHAFELFGSGQRFLQIGNLKKLKDDDEGNPVSKLDLALATGNNPTLFDNAGGSKRELSTAQLALNLLTFQCFSPGGRIGVALWNDKETTGKGSSDHAPCIAGSMLHALVRGRNLLETIHINLLSRSQVVQLYGEGRWGRPLWEQMPDDPAKGDSVRNATDTYLGRLVPLSRAVLLNKHSDTMVLANGLKFAPYPQWREPTATVVIRQTKGQSERVLLRASLDRAPWRELHSLTVKTLSQASLGGPVALQNIPDNQAFDLWVGGLVADQAKLVDTLESVFHVPAAMLTDPGQRTYEAGVKHAEAIEVRLRRAVSVYHKELGDNLDRAEMREQRQRVQSKAAFQFWTEVERRVNDLLDIAANPKVLGLEKAWHKTAWGQAVWRAALAAFDRACPHETARQIRAYALGRKRLNDET
- the cas3 gene encoding CRISPR-associated helicase Cas3', which translates into the protein MPAPHKPKITDSVNINHEQCWAKTTADGRPGINVRDHCLNVGCVAEALLELLPAQVKTLHQAGAATLAALHDIGKVSPGFQQKCKAWLVQHGLAERALQECWHVRETDHAKISQFTVQQMLSSSHLHRLAAVVGAHHGQIKGERVQVCEPWEEERQRLAAELICTFGDLPIKPADEAALWCLAGLITVADWIGSNETHFPQEANGDPCERRRRAQAALAAIGWRVPHLRGNDLEFEDLFPSYKPNSLQNAAIKTIREPGVYVIEGPMGCGKTEAALAAAYQLLASGKASGIYFALPTQVTSNRIYLRVEPFVQRICADTPHVRLAHSTSWLVQAEQPLELRPTSEADDEAQKHVQAGRSWFASAKRALLAPFGVGTIDQALLGIVAAKHFFVRQFGLAGKVVILDEVHSYDLYTGTLIDALVKRLRELYCTVIVLSATLTKARRRQLLQVDQDQPLSDSYPLLSAAGTSPIQVPCKPPPAKIVSVRFDDPDSMLADCLDRARQGQCVLWIRNTVDEAQETYRRLMATNCEGGPPIGLLHARFPLFRREELEAKWMEALGKNSTKRPAGCVLVATQVAEQSVDIDADLLITDLAPTDMLLQRLGRLWRHDRPNRPGRPEIWIRDVPMNNDQLESATEKELRAALGKGAKVYAPYVLLRSLQQWRARNTITLPTDIRAILEATYAEPSADEPQGWRELREQLEKHKHKLERFALSATNIWFNPALSDEEDVQTRYSTYPMAQLLLATEITTLDLHSARLCLLDGTTVTAHDRDWNFETAKAIHRNLVRVPWFVVKTALMKRPGWLTNHVSQPTAVGRLLCDGSIRWPDDERQTGLSYHADQGIMIEREFVPQLTEEDWDESYD